A section of the Humulus lupulus chromosome 2, drHumLupu1.1, whole genome shotgun sequence genome encodes:
- the LOC133817202 gene encoding uncharacterized protein LOC133817202 produces MAKSIFLTNYLSLVLARPTFMATSSTPHSLLLLSSSLKLVNRTSSLLSSSSLSFCTSTRYPLQYDMIINRPTQASLDQTHLRRPARCSTPNSDYGPEEEEENLKPISELGFEGWVDQKLASEKKETERPSSEIMEMDKAKRKYYNKRRQRMYGTDSDEEDRRRNEDGFVELKPDVVEFSRLHKREEELYFYDTFCYPWEKEKHYKMVYKLEKKYFPDQCLDKAFLEPGESNANVVAENRKGKVVARMTKKNMVDDQKDEHGDEVDSNKGLVFFEEGGEEKRSRESGKDAISNDVTEKKVEEFFKCLKKVPSKDAVVDNGEPYLVTRSTELPPRWDTPNGTVVLINKPKGWTSFTVCGKLRRLVKVKKVGHAGTLDPMATGLLIVCVGKATKLADSYQAMFKGYSGVFRLGEATSTWDADSPVIQREPWEHIKDEDIKKAAATFRGEIWQVPPMFSAIKVGGEKLYEKARRGESIELSPRLISIFQFDIERSLDDRQNLIFRVTCSKGTYIRSLCADFGKALGSCAHLTALRRDSIGEYSADDAWEFKELEEAITKNYF; encoded by the exons ATGGCGAAATCAATCTTCCTTACCAATTATCTATCTTTGGTCTTAGCTCGGCCAACATTCATGGCCACCTCCTCCACACCTCACTCTCTCTTACTACTATCTTCAAGCCTCAAACTTGTCAACAGAACCTCTTCTCTTCTCTCATCTTCTTCACTTTCCTTTTGTACTTCTACCAGGTACCCGCTTCAATACGATATGATCATTAATCGCCCAACTCAGGCCTCACTCGACCAGACTCACCTCCGCCGACCCGCCCGATGCAGCACACCCAACTCGGATTACGGGCCGGAAGAGGAGGAGGAGAATCTGAAACCCATTTCGGAATTGGGATTTGAGGGGTGGGTTGATCAGAAACTAGCTTCGGAGAAGAAGGAAACAGAGCGACCCAGTTCTGAGATTATGGAGATGGACAAGGCTAAGAGGAAGTACTATAACAAGAGGAGGCAGAGGATGTACGGTACGGATTCTGATGAAGAAGATAGGAGGAGAAATGAGGATGGTTTTGTGGAGTTGAAGCCAGATGTGGTTGAGTTTTCGAGATTGCATAAGCGAGAAGAGGAGTTGTACTTTTACGATACTTTTTGTTATCCATGGGAGAAGGAGAAGCATTATAAGATGGTGTATAAGTTGGAGAAGAAGTATTTTCCTGACCAGTGTCTGGACAAGGCATTTCTTGAACCTGGAGAGTCCAATGCGAATGTTGTTGCTGAGAATCGAAAGGGGAAAGTTGTGGCGAGGATGACGAAAAAGAATATGGTGGATGATCAAAAAGATGAGCATGGTGATGAAGTGGATAGTAACAAGGGACTTGTTTTCTTTGAGGAAGGGGGTGAAGAAAAGAGAAGTAGAGAATCGGGGAAGGATGCCATTAGTAATGATGTAACGGAGAAGAAAGTAGAGGAGTTCTTTAAGTGTTTGAAGAAAGTTCCCAGTAAGGATGCTGTGGTTGATAATGGGGAACCTTACCTTGTGACTAGGAGTACTGAGCTTCCACCAAGATGGGACACTCCCAATGGGACAGTGGTTTTGATCAACAAACCGAAAG GATGGACTTCATTTACAGTTTGTGGAAAGCTGCGTCGCCTTGTCAAAGTGAAAAag GTAGGGCACGCTGGGACTCTTGATCCTATGGCAACTGGTTTATTAATTGTTTGTGTTGGTAAAGCAACTAAGTTGGCAGATAG CTATCAAGCTATGTTTAAGGGTTACAGTGGAGTTTTCCGTTTAGGCGAAGCTACTTCCACTTGGGATGCTGATTCACCA GTTATTCAGCGTGAACCTTGGGAGCAtatcaaagatgaggacataaAAAAAGCAGCAGCAACCTTTCGGGGCGAGATCTGGCAAGTACCTCCAATGTTTTCTGCCATCAAG GTCGGAGGTGAAAAATTGTATGAGAAAGCTAGAAGAGGAGAAAGCATTGAACTTTCACCGCGACTCATTTCAATCTTCCAGTTTGACATTGAACGTAGTTTAGATGACAG ACAAAATTTAATTTTTCGGGTTACATGTTCCAAAGGGACATACATTAGGTCTCTATGTGCAGATTTTGGAAAGGCTCTTGGAAG CTGTGCTCATTTAACTGCTCTTCGCAGAGATTCAATTG GAGAATATTCTGCAGATGATGCTTGGGAATTCAAAGAGTTGGAAGAAGCAATTACCAAAAACTATTTCTAG
- the LOC133817204 gene encoding uncharacterized protein LOC133817204 yields MESTTTPSWEDDEWELCNDDGFVYKRRRRCDLDPLGGAVPAQPESGPDPEAEEMGRRERKRKTLLKLKAQYQREIEQWEYLSNTLRSMEETSLQLQQQRRQTVPSDSSTLPEVPRTVSVCGSLVQDLLLQVETQEAIIRDASNLCDIAEAMCNAHEEEANQSLIDLPIWATPASPRELLASLCD; encoded by the exons ATGGAGTCGACAACGACACCATCTTGGGAAGACGATGAATGGGAGCTCTGCAACGACGACGGCTTCGTCTATAAGCGCAGGAGGAGGTGCGACCTTGACCCATTAGGCGGTGCGGTGCCGGCTCAGCCGGAGTCCGGTCCGGATCCCGAGGCGGAGGAGATGGGTCGGAGAGAGCGGAAGAGGAAGACGCTGTTGAAGCTCAAGGCTCAGTACCAGAGGGAAATTGAACAGTGGGAATATTTATCGAATACCTTGCGTTCAATGGAGGAGACTTCGCTTCAGCTCCAACAACAACGACGTCAAACGGTGCCTTCGGACTCTTCTACGTTACCGGAGGTTCCTCGAACGGTGTCCGTTTGTGGGTCACTGGTCCAAGACCTTCTCTTGCAG GTGGAAACTCAGGAAGCAATTATTAGAGATGCTTCAAATCTTTGTGATATAGCAGAAGCAATGTGCAATGCTCATGAGGAAGAGGCAAATCAGTCTTTAATCGATCTCCCAATATGGGCCACACCAGCTTCACCGCGAGAGCTTTTAGCATCACTTTGTGATTag
- the LOC133817203 gene encoding glucuronokinase 1-like has protein sequence MADDESPIEHKAYARVGFLGNPSDVYYGRAISFSLGNFWASVRLEPSDELIIRPHPTHDLVNFRSLDHLVHRLENEGYYGGVRLLMAICKVFRNYCKEKEVDLHGKNFTLSYETNIPRQTGLSGSSAIVCAALSCLLDFYNIRKWIKVEIRPQLILNAEKELGIVAGLQDRVAQVYGGLVYMDFSKKHLDGLGHGIYTPMGINLLPPLHLIYAENPSDSGKVHSTVRQRWLNGDEFIISTMKEVANAAEEGRTALLEKDYAKLKTLMNQNFDLRRSMFGDDVLGAMNLEMVEVARRVGAASKFTGSGGAVIVFCPDGPSQVKLLEDACHKAGFRIVPIEVVPSLLNEVDLTTLRN, from the exons ATGGCTGATGATGAGTCACCGATCGAGCACAAGGCGTACGCCAGAGTCGGGTTTTTGGGGAACCCCAGCGATGTCTACTACGGCCGagctatctctttctctctcggcAACTTCTGGGCTTCGGTCCGATTGGAACCCTCCGATGAATTGATCATCAGACCCCACCCGACACACGATCTCGTCAACTTTAGATCTCTGGACCACTTG gtTCATCGGCTGGAGAATGAAGGTTACTATGGCGGTGTGCGACTTCTTATGGCAATTTGTAAAGTTTTTCGTAATTATTGTAAAGAAAAGGAAGTTGATCTTCATGGCAAAAATTTCACTCTTTCATATGAAACTAATATCCCTCGTCAG ACAGGGCTTTCAGGTTCAAGTGCTATTGTATGTGCTGCCTTAAGCTGCCTTCTTGACTTCTACAACATTAGGAAGTGGATCAAAGTGGAAATTCGGCCTCAGCTTATCCTCAATGCAGAGAAAGAGCTTGGAATTGTTGCTGGTCTTCAAGATAGGGTTGCCCAGGTTTATGGAGGACTTGTTTACATG GATTTTAGCAAGAAACACTTGGATGGCTTGGGGCATGGTATTTATACACCCATGGGCATCAATCTCCTCCCACCTCTCCATCTCATCTATGCTGAAAATCCAAGTGATTCTGGCAAG GTTCACAGCACAGTTCGGCAAAGGTGGCTCAATGGTGACGAGtttataatatcaacaatgaaaGAAGTTGCAAATGCAGCTGAGGAGGGAAGGACGGCATTGCTTGAAAAGGACTACGCCAAACTTAAGACTCTGATGAACCAGAATTTTGATCTTAGAAG GAGCATGTTTGGTGATGATGTTCTTGGTGCCATGAACTTGGAAATGGTGGAAGTAGCCCGAAGGGTAGGTGCTGCATCAAAATTTACAGGAAGCGGTGGAGCTGTGATTGTGTTTTGCCCTGATGGTCCTTCGCAAGTGAAGCTATTAGAGGACGCATGCCACAAAGCTGGTTTTAGAATTGTACCAATTGAAGTCGTTCCTTCTCTACTAAATGAAGTCGATCTCACAACCCTTCGAAATTAG